In Ovis aries strain OAR_USU_Benz2616 breed Rambouillet chromosome 13, ARS-UI_Ramb_v3.0, whole genome shotgun sequence, the following are encoded in one genomic region:
- the SOX12 gene encoding transcription factor SOX-12, translated as MVQQRGARAKRDGGPPPPGPGPAEEGAREPGWCKTPSGHIKRPMNAFMVWSQHERRKIMDQWPDMHNAEISKRLGRRWQLLQDSEKIPFVREAERLRLKHMADYPDYKYRPRKKSKGAPAKARPRPPGGGGGGSRLKPGPQLPGRGGRRAAGGPLGGGAAAPEDDDDEDDEELLEVRLVETPGRELWRMVPAGRAARGPVERAQGPSGEGAAVTAASPTPSEDEEPEEEEEEAAAAEEGEEEKVASGEEPLGFLSRGPPGPAGLDCSALDRDPDLPPPSGTSHFEFPDYCTPEVTEMIAGDWRPSSIADLVFTY; from the coding sequence ATGGTGCAGCAGCGGGGCGCGAGGGCCAAGCGGGACGGCGGGCCACCGCCCCCGGGGCCCGGGCCGGCCGAGGAGGGGGCGCGTGAGCCCGGCTGGTGCAAGACCCCGAGCGGCCACATTAAGAGACCGATGAACGCGTTCATGGTGTGGTCGCAGCACGAACGGCGGAAGATCATGGACCAGTGGCCCGACATGCACAACGCCGAGATCTCCAAGCGCCTGGGCCGCCGCTGGCAGCTGCTGCAGGACTCGGAGAAGATCCCGTTCGTGCGGGAGGCGGAGCGGCTGCGCCTCAAGCACATGGCGGACTACCCGGACTACAAGTACCGGCCGCGCAAAAAGAGCAAGGGGGCGCCCGCCAAGGCGCGGCCCCGCccccccggcggcggcggcggcggtagCAGGCTCAAGCCCGGGCCGCAACTGCCTGGCCGCGGGGGCCGCCGAGCGGCGGGAGGGCCTTTAGGGGGCGGCGCGGCGGCGCCCGAGGACGACGACGACGAAGACGACGAGGAGCTGCTGGAAGTGCGCCTGGTGGAGACCCCCGGACGCGAGCTGTGGAGGATGGTCCCGGCGGGGCGGGCCGCCAGAGGACCAGTCGAGCGTGCCCAAGGGCCGTCGGGCGAGGGGGCGGCTGTCACCGCCGCCTCCCCAACTCCGTCGGAGGACGAGGAGccggaggaagaggaggaggaggcggcggcggccgagGAAGGCGAAGAGGAGAAGGTGGCGTCGGGGGAGGAGCCGTTGGGCTTTCTGTCCAGGGGGCCCCCCGGCCCCGCGGGCCTGGACTGCAGCGCCCTGGACCGCGATCCGGACCTGCCGCCCCCCTCGGGCACGTCGCACTTCGAGTTCCCGGACTACTGCACCCCCGAGGTTACCGAGATGATCGCAGGGGACTGGCGCCCGTCTAGCATCGCCGACCTGGTTTTCACCTACTGA